In a genomic window of Diabrotica undecimpunctata isolate CICGRU chromosome 2, icDiaUnde3, whole genome shotgun sequence:
- the LOC140434620 gene encoding facilitated trehalose transporter Tret1-like, giving the protein MLPVVDVGKTWPQYMAVMTALIAMLNAGIHFGWPSPSLPKIMSDEYKFNISSEEASYITIIGPFGDILGSILYPSLVDKIGRQKTILLIAVPQILSMTMIYFSFFSKLLLYSARFIGGLAEAGCFTILPLYIGEVAEPKVRGVLGSLFSFVFIIGIFLINSVGSYVSIHTAALIFLVLPVIFVFIFFKMPESPYFHIMKSDFNKAEKCLQVLRRKQRVERELTTLVNDINRQMSEPGRYKDLFVIQSNRLACMVMFGLRIIQQLSGTSPISLYMQIIFEKSTDIMSKDLASILIFGLQLSVNFTAVLIVDKIGRKPLLITSCLGCSMILTTMSIYFILQDNTKLNLASLNFVPLVGIVLFTIFFAIGQGNVVNLMMGEMFSSSIKAKASCLMNIIFAIFMMLTTKLFQLTSDYFGMYVPFLFFATCQLLGVAFSYFVVPETKGKSLEEIQQELKKS; this is encoded by the exons ATGCTCCCGGTTGTTGACGTTGGAAAAACATGGCCCCAGTATATGGCCGTTATGACAG CTTTGATTGCGATGTTAAACGCTGGTATACATTTTGGATGGCCGAGTCCGAGTCTACCAAAAATCATGTCTGAcgaatataaatttaatatttcttcAGAAGAGGCGTCATATATTACAATTATTG GCCCCTTTGGTGATATTCTAGGAAGTATATTATACCCATCTCTAGTCGACAAGATAGGACGACAAAAGACAATATTACTGATAGCTGTTCCACAAATTTTGTCCATGACTATGATTTATTTCTCATTTTTCTCCAAATTATTATTGTATAGTGCAAGATTTATCGGAGGATTAGCAGAAGCTGGCTGTTTTACAATACTACCCCTTTATATTGGCGAG gttgCAGAACCAAAAGTGCGAGGGGTTTTAGGCTCTCTTTTTTCTTTTGTCTTTATTATAGGAATATTCCTGATAAACAGCGTTGGTTCTTATGTTTCTATACATACAGCAGCTTTAATATTTTTAGTACTGCcagtaatttttgtatttatatttttcaaaatgcCAGAAAGTCCGTACTTTCACATCATGAAGTCAGATTTTAATAAGGCGGAAAAGTGTCTACAAGTATTAAGAAGAAAACAACGTGTGGAGAGAGAACTCACTACTTTGGTAAACGACATCAATCGCCAAATGTCGGAACCTGGAAGATATAAAGATCTTTTCGTAATTCAAAGTAATCGGTTAGCTTGTATGGTTATGTTTGGTTTAAGAATTATTCAGCAACTTAGTGGAACTTCTCCGATTTCTTTATATATGCAAATTATATTTGAAAAGTCGACAGATATCATGTCTAAAGATTTGGCATCTATTCTTATTTTTGGTCTGCAACTTAGTGTTAACTTTACTGCAGTACTAATTGTTGATAAAATTGGAAGGAAACCTTTACTTATTACATCTTGCTTAGGATGTTCTATGATTCTTACAACAATGTCGATTTATTTTATCTTGCAAGACAATACTAAACTTAACCTTGCTAGCCTAAACTTTGTTCCTTTAGTTGGCATAGTtctttttactatattttttgcTATCGGACAGGGAAATGTTGTAAATCTAATGATGGGAGAAATGTTTTCTTCAAGTATAAAGGCAAAAGCATCTTGCTTAATGAAcataatttttgccatttttatgaTGCTCACCACCAAATTATTTCAGCTCACTTCGGATTATTTTGGAATGTACGTACCGTTTTTATTCTTTGCAACTTGTCAACTTTTAGGAGTTGCGTTCTCATATTTTGTTGTACCGGAAACAAAAGGAAAGAGTTTAGAAGAGATACAGCAAGAACTAAAGAAGAGTTGA